The following are from one region of the Myxocyprinus asiaticus isolate MX2 ecotype Aquarium Trade chromosome 2, UBuf_Myxa_2, whole genome shotgun sequence genome:
- the LOC127411600 gene encoding protein TSSC4-like, whose translation MTDPKCKEKDVPNSLSNRDAIELPDDLFLSDSDPDEPTEHFSRKVEDLSSSSEEEEDARPRLPVPQDSPTFRLTGGSSGFCDRSKDIFAQLDSAAKLASKQLGEDNILDGMFARPAPPSPPHVAQGKCDVDPEATKKQPLGKKLPNYLAHPERWTHYSLEDIPETSDRKNSQVAPQDIQGLQESKRSQNVVLETFTPAFNQDHASSYENKIVFTKPKSKDQSRNKLDHLSKEEVGLKHLDDGQENEEGESTPLHHLGSWKDEEKKRKWFPEKEKEEEDKKVTSVVFNSGRKLNRKRFRKTLEDEEGTE comes from the coding sequence ATGACTGATCCAAAATGCAAAGAAAAGGATGTCCCTAACAGCCTGTCTAATAGAGATGCCATTGAACTTCCTGATGATCTGTTTTTAAGCGACTCTGACCCTGATGAGCCCACGGAGCATTTTAGCAGAAAGGTTGAGGACTTGTCGTCTTCCTCGGAAGAGGAAGAAGATGCTCGGCCTCGCCTGCCTGTTCCTCAAGACAGTCCCACTTTCAGACTGACAGGTGGGAGCTCTGGTTTCTGTGATCGTAGCAAGGACATCTTCGCACAGTTGGATAGTGCTGCAAAGCTCGCTTCTAAACAGCTAGGCGAAGACAACATTCTTGATGGCATGTTTGCGCGTCCTGCTCCACCGTCACCTCCACATGTAGCTCAAGGGAAGTGTGATGTTGACCCAGAGGCAACCAAAAAACAACCTTTGGGTAAAAAGCTCCCAAACTATCTTGCACATCCTGAGCGCTGGACCCACTACAGCCTTGAAGATATCCCTGAAACCAGTGATAGAAAGAATAGCCAGGTGGCTCCACAGGACATACAAGGGCTTCAAGAAAGCAAGAGGTCTCAGAATGTCGTGTTGGAGACTTTCACTCCAGCTTTCAATCAGGATCATGCCAGCAGCTATGAGAACAAGATTGTGTTCACTAAACCCAAGAGCAAAGATCAAAGCAGGAACAAACTTGACCATCTTAGCAAGGAAGAGGTTGGACTTAAACACTTGGATGATGGACAAGAGAATGAAGAAGGAGAGTCTACACCTCTTCATCATCTTGGCTCATGGAAGGATGAAGAGAAGAAAAGGAAGTGGTTTCCTGAGAAAGAGAAGGAAGAGGAAGACAAAAAGGTGACCAGTGTTGTCTTCAACAGTGGCAGGAAATTAAACCGCAAACGCTTTCGTAAAACACTTGAAGATGAGGAAGGCACAGAGTGA
- the LOC127411593 gene encoding anoctamin-9-like, which translates to MYFTDREDAMALHDLNSGDEPLLSAQYNSYVTRTYDYVLVADKVEDNEAQMFKKQEAFINELKRKNMKVTSVEHVGKVFIGVCAPEEVFAKYKYLLKVSDGCNWSEEQNSCQDQNIPFSTRIRIVHFVLHNTFIGSGESLEDLLKNGVFESIFCLHEKKEQKKLKKKWASWFAVLSLFKQPVTDVKEYFGEKVALYYLWLGWYTRMLIPAAVIGVVVFLYGVAFFNTSPLIKEVCDSNILMCPRCDKKCSVWNLSDTCTYSKVSQLFDNEGTVAFAMFMAIWATLFLELWKRHRALYVSKWNMFDWCEEEEELILEIVNNPQCKPKEYRHSYLRSILVILLVTLVLVVIIGLANALVICRVLAAILFSESNWHFLSHHASTLAMLLGAVLHYITIQVMTRINRIVALKLCEFEKTRSFAATEKSFTVKMFTFQFFTLFSSLFYVAFFLGRINGYPGKYVRIAGYWRLEECHPSGCLTDLFIQMAVIMVLKQTINNIFEFTVPWLKLCFKRTKAKTIRRKCGNCYRKACREEGANFDPCDLCKLHTWLDNYDLSDVNAFSLFNEFLEMVIQFSFTTIFVAAFPLAPLLAFINNIFEIRLDAIKMVSLERRLVSKKTNDIGVWTRILEAVGVMAVIANGLVIGVSSDFIPRLVYRYYYGPCVNGTSTDLDCMTGYINDTLATAYMWNTNVRDDFKDNIAEYGLNFSQCSYKDYRSNEDQALTSQFWLILAIRFAFVILFEHVVVLCKFVAAWFIPDNPIRVKNVRLEDKLRRLKKELQEISARYDSKSTEV; encoded by the exons ATGTACTTCACTGATCGAGAG GATGCTATGGCTCTGCACGATCTGAACAGTGGAGATGAGCCTTTACTCTCAGCACAG TATAACTCGTACGTTACTCGAACTTATGACTATGTCCTGGTGGCTGATAAGGTTGAGGACAATGAGGCCCAAATGTTCAAGAAGCAGGAGGCGTTTATTAACGAACTGAAACGGAAGAACATGAAAGTTACT AGTGTTGAACATGTTGGAAAGGTGTTCATCGGTGTCTGTGCCCCTGAGGAGGTTTTTGCAAAGTACAAATACTTGCTAAAGGTTTCTGATGGCTGTAACTGGAGTGAGGAGCAAAATTCTTGTCAAGATCAAAATATCCCATTCTCCACCAG AATCAGGATTGTCCACTTTGTCTTACACAATACATTTATAGGATCAGGAG AGAGTCTTGAAGATTTGCTGAAGAATGGTGTTTTTGAGTCCATTTTCTGTCTGCACGAG aaaaaagagcagaagaaactGAAGAAGAAGTGGGCAAGCTGGTTTGCAGTATTATCGCTTTTTAAACAGCCAGTCACTGATGTCAA GGAATATTTTGGGGAGAAAGTGGCACTTTATTACCTGTGGCTGGGCTGGTACACACGCATGCTCATCCCTGCAGCTGTCATTGGTGTTGTTGTGTTCTTGTATGGCGTTGCCTTCTTCAATACCAGTCCGCTCAT TAAAGAAGTCTGTGACTCCAACATCCTCATGTGCCCAAGATGTGACAAGAAATGTTCGGTGTGGAACCTGTCTGACACCTGTACATACTCTAAG GTGAGCCAGCTATTTGACAATGAAGGGACAGTGGCATTTGCCATGTTCATGGCGATTTGGG CCACACTGTTCTTGGAGCTGTGGAAGAGGCATCGAGCTCTGTATGTGTCAAAGTGGAACATGTTTGATTGGTGTGAGGAGGAG GAAGAATTGATTTTGGAGATTGTGAATAATCCCCAGTGTAAACCAAAAGAGTACAGACACTCCTATCTGCGCAGCATACTGGTGATTCTTTTGGTCACGCTAGTG tTGGTAGTGATCATTGGTCTGGCCAATGCTCTGGTGATCTGCCGTGTTTTAGCTGCGATTCTGTTTTCTGAAAGCAATTGGCATTTTCTGAGTCATCATGCCTCCACATTAGCCATGCTACTTGGTGCGGTGCTGCACTACATCACTATTCAAGTTATGACTCGG ATCAACAGAATTGTGGCCTTAAAACTGTGTGAGTTTG AGAAGACCCGCTCTTTTGCAGCCACAGAAAAGAGCTTCACCGTGAAGATGTTTACATTTCAATTCTTTACTCTCTTTTCCTCACTGTTTTACGTTGCGTTCTTTCTTGGAAG GATCAATGGCTATCCAGGAAAATACGTTCGAATAGCAGGATATTGGAGACTAGAAGAG TGTCATCCAAGCGGCTGCCTCACAGATCTCTTCATCCAGATGGCTGTTATTATggtgctcaaacaaacaatcaaCAACATCTTTGAGTTCACAGTGCC CTGGTTAAAGCTGTGTTTTAAGCGGACGAAAGCCAAGACGATACGCAGAAAGTGCGGTAACTGTTACAGAAAAGCATGTCGAGAGGAGGGGGCTAACTTCGACCCTTGTGACCTCTGCAAGCTTCATACCTGGCTAGACAACTATGACCTGAGTGATGTCAATGCTTTCAGCTTGTTTAATGAGTTTTTGGAAATGG TCATTCAGTTCAGCTTCACCACCATCTTTGTGGCTGCATTCCCTTTGGCTCCTCTTTTGGCTTTCATCAATAACATATTTGAGATCAGACTGGATGCCATAAAGATGGTTAGCCTTGAGCGCCGCCTAGTGTCCAAAAAGACCAATGACATTG GTGTGTGGACTAGAATATTAGAAGCTGTTGGGGTGATGGCTGTCATTGCTAATGGACTGGTGATTGGTGTTTCCTCTGACTTCATACCCCGTCTGGTGTATCGTTACTATTATGGACCTTGTGTTAACGGCACTAGTACAGATCTGGA CTGTATGACAGGGTATATCAATGACACTCTGGCAACAGCATACATGTGGAATACAAACGTGCGAGATGACTTCAAGGATAATATTGCCGAGTATGGATTGAATTTTTCTCAGTGCAG TTACAAAGACTACCGTAGTAATGAGGACCAGGCTCTCACCTCACAGTTTTGGCTCATTCTGGCAATCCGCTTTGCCTTTGTTATTCTATTTGAG CATGTGGTGGTGCTGTGCAAGTTTGTTGCTGCCTGGTTTATACCAGACAATCCCATCAGAGTGAAGAATGTCAGGCTAGAGGACAAACTGAGACGACTTAAGAAGGAGCTTCA GGAAATAAGTGCAAGGTATGACAGCAAATCTACTGAGGTCTGA